A genomic stretch from Streptomyces sp. QL37 includes:
- a CDS encoding ScpA family protein — MPEAADVAPAAGDAGGAGDDRRFTVRLVNFEGPFDLLLQLISKHKLDVTEVALSKVTDEFMAHIRAMGTDWDLDQTTEFLVVAATLLDLKAARLLPTAEVEDEADLALLEARDLLFARLLQYRAYKRIAEIFSDRLESESRRYPRTVGLEPQHAELLPEVVISIGFEGFARLAVKAMQPRPKPQVYVDHIHAPLVSVREQAEIVVARLRAEGEISFRELTEDAEDTLTVVARFLALLELYREKAVALDQEEALGDLLVRWAGGEGAEPVVTDEFDQETREPQEDVQA, encoded by the coding sequence GTGCCCGAGGCGGCCGACGTGGCACCCGCTGCGGGTGACGCCGGCGGCGCCGGCGACGACCGGCGGTTCACCGTGCGGCTGGTCAACTTCGAGGGCCCCTTCGATCTGCTCCTCCAGCTGATCTCCAAGCACAAGCTGGATGTGACCGAGGTCGCCCTGTCGAAGGTCACCGACGAGTTCATGGCCCACATCCGGGCCATGGGAACGGACTGGGACCTCGACCAGACCACCGAGTTCCTCGTCGTCGCCGCGACCCTGCTCGACCTGAAGGCCGCCCGGCTGCTCCCCACCGCCGAGGTGGAGGACGAGGCGGACCTGGCTCTGCTGGAGGCACGGGACCTGCTCTTCGCGCGGCTGCTGCAGTACCGCGCGTACAAGAGGATCGCGGAGATCTTCAGCGACCGGCTGGAGTCCGAGTCCCGCCGCTACCCCCGCACCGTGGGGCTCGAACCCCAGCACGCGGAGCTGCTCCCCGAGGTCGTGATCAGCATCGGGTTCGAGGGGTTCGCGCGGCTCGCGGTGAAGGCGATGCAGCCCAGACCCAAGCCGCAGGTCTACGTCGACCACATCCACGCCCCGCTGGTCAGCGTGCGCGAACAGGCGGAGATCGTGGTCGCGCGGCTGCGCGCGGAGGGCGAGATCAGCTTCCGGGAGCTCACCGAGGACGCGGAGGACACCCTCACGGTCGTCGCCCGTTTCCTGGCGCTCCTGGAGCTCTACCGGGAGAAGGCCGTCGCGCTGGACCAGGAGGAGGCGCTCGGCGACCTCCTGGTGCGCTGGGCCGGGGGCGAGGGAGCCGAACCGGTGGTCACGGACGAGTTCGACCAGGAGACGCGCGAGCCACAGGAGGACGTACAGGCATGA
- the scpB gene encoding SMC-Scp complex subunit ScpB → MSTDDEGRGAAVAELDLKPALEAVLMVVDEPATEEHLAKVLQRPRRAVADALRELADEYTVQRRGFDLRLVAGGWRFYTRPEYAEAVEGFVLDGQHARLTQAALETLAVVAYRQPVSRSRVSAVRGVNCDGVMRTLLQRGLVGEAGAEPETGAILYRTTNYFLERMGLRGLDELPELAPFLPEADAIEAETLEGVPSFDPDAPDTPDTHADDKTDF, encoded by the coding sequence ATGAGCACGGATGACGAGGGGCGCGGCGCCGCGGTCGCGGAGCTCGACCTCAAGCCCGCGCTGGAGGCGGTCCTCATGGTCGTCGACGAGCCCGCCACCGAGGAACACCTCGCCAAGGTCCTCCAGCGGCCCCGCAGGGCCGTCGCGGACGCCCTGCGGGAGCTGGCCGACGAGTACACCGTCCAGCGCCGCGGATTCGACCTGAGGCTCGTCGCCGGGGGCTGGCGCTTCTACACCCGCCCGGAGTACGCGGAAGCGGTCGAGGGCTTCGTCCTGGACGGCCAGCACGCCCGGCTCACCCAGGCCGCGCTGGAGACGCTCGCGGTGGTCGCGTACCGTCAGCCGGTCAGCAGGTCGAGGGTCTCGGCGGTACGCGGAGTGAACTGCGACGGCGTCATGCGGACCCTGCTCCAGAGGGGTCTCGTCGGGGAGGCGGGCGCGGAACCCGAAACAGGTGCGATCCTGTACAGGACGACGAACTACTTTCTGGAGCGCATGGGCCTGCGAGGCCTGGACGAGCTCCCGGAGCTCGCGCCCTTCCTCCCGGAGGCGGACGCGATCGAGGCTGAGACGCTAGAGGGTGTGCCGTCGTTCGATCCGGACGCACCGGACACCCCGGATACTCACGCAGACGACAAGACGGATTTTTGA
- a CDS encoding pseudouridine synthase, whose product MRSSGRNSGSGSGGNSGGRSGGGGRSARNNTGTGRNSNPNPRVSGSGRDDKQEQRPRRPRPEERRYDVGSDKPGGDGGPRKGRGAAARGGAKGGPKPAQNVSKGGRRQGAPARPRELDAKIEQRNRDRYAEKPEIRTPKTHPGAEQEGERLQKILARAGMGSRRACEELIEQARVEVNGEIVLEQGKRVDPQKDEIKVDGLTVATQSYLFFALNKPAGVVSTMGDPDGRQNLGDYVTNRETRLFHVGRLDTETEGIILLTNHGELAHRLTHPRYGVKKIYLAAIQGPLPRDLGKRLKDGIQLEDGYARADHFRVVENTGKNYLVEVTLHEGRKHIVRRMLAEAGFPVERLVRTSFGPIPLGDQKSGWLRRLTNTEVGMLMREVGL is encoded by the coding sequence ATGCGAAGCAGTGGCAGGAACAGCGGAAGCGGCAGCGGCGGCAACAGCGGCGGCCGGAGCGGTGGCGGCGGCCGGAGCGCCAGGAACAACACCGGCACCGGCAGGAACAGCAACCCGAACCCCCGGGTCTCCGGCTCAGGGCGCGACGACAAGCAGGAGCAGCGCCCCCGCCGCCCCCGTCCCGAGGAGCGCCGCTACGACGTGGGCTCCGACAAGCCGGGCGGCGACGGCGGCCCCCGCAAGGGCCGCGGCGCCGCGGCCCGCGGCGGTGCCAAGGGCGGACCGAAGCCCGCGCAGAACGTGAGCAAGGGCGGCCGGCGCCAGGGCGCGCCCGCCCGCCCCCGCGAGCTGGACGCCAAGATCGAGCAGCGCAACCGCGACCGTTACGCGGAGAAGCCCGAGATCAGGACGCCGAAGACGCACCCCGGAGCCGAGCAGGAGGGTGAGCGGCTGCAGAAGATCCTCGCCCGGGCCGGCATGGGCTCGCGCCGGGCATGCGAGGAGCTGATCGAGCAGGCCCGTGTCGAGGTCAACGGCGAGATCGTCCTGGAGCAGGGCAAGCGTGTCGACCCGCAGAAGGACGAGATCAAGGTCGACGGCCTGACCGTCGCGACCCAGTCGTACCTCTTCTTCGCGCTGAACAAGCCCGCCGGCGTCGTCTCCACCATGGGCGACCCGGACGGCCGTCAGAACCTCGGCGACTACGTGACCAACCGCGAGACGCGGCTGTTCCACGTCGGCCGGCTCGACACCGAGACCGAGGGCATCATCCTGCTCACCAACCACGGCGAGCTGGCCCACCGTCTGACGCACCCCAGGTACGGCGTGAAGAAGATCTACCTGGCCGCCATCCAGGGGCCGCTCCCGCGGGACCTCGGCAAGCGGCTCAAGGACGGCATCCAGCTGGAGGACGGCTACGCCCGCGCCGACCACTTCCGGGTCGTCGAGAACACCGGCAAGAACTACCTGGTCGAGGTCACGCTCCACGAGGGCCGCAAGCACATCGTCCGCCGGATGCTGGCCGAGGCCGGCTTCCCGGTCGAGCGCCTCGTGCGCACCTCCTTCGGGCCGATCCCGCTGGGCGACCAGAAGTCGGGCTGGCTGCGCCGCCTGACCAACACCGAAGTCGGCATGCTGATGCGCGAGGTCGGTCTGTAA
- the pnuC gene encoding nicotinamide riboside transporter PnuC, which translates to MTLADVLDPLQQPLVTVLDTPVSWTEVLGFGSGALCVWLVARQHLANWPIGIANNLFFILLFAQSGLYADAGLQIVFISLAAYGWWTWTHGGGPGTSVLPVRSTTRTEWTWLFAAGAAGTLGLTLLLSRATDSTVPFWDALTTSLSLMATYGQCRKRVESWWLWIAADVVYIPLYAYKELYLTSLLYVGFLTLCLIGLRNWSRDLAAVRREDTVVPV; encoded by the coding sequence GTGACGCTCGCGGACGTACTCGATCCTTTGCAGCAGCCCCTGGTGACGGTCCTGGACACCCCGGTCAGCTGGACCGAGGTGCTGGGCTTCGGCAGTGGCGCGCTGTGCGTCTGGCTCGTGGCCCGCCAGCACCTCGCCAACTGGCCGATCGGCATCGCCAACAACCTGTTCTTCATCCTGCTGTTCGCCCAGTCCGGTCTGTACGCCGACGCCGGCCTGCAGATCGTCTTCATCTCCCTCGCCGCGTACGGCTGGTGGACCTGGACCCACGGGGGTGGACCAGGGACATCCGTCCTGCCGGTGCGGAGCACCACCCGCACCGAGTGGACCTGGCTGTTCGCGGCGGGGGCGGCGGGGACCCTCGGCCTCACCCTGCTGCTCTCCAGGGCCACGGACTCGACCGTGCCGTTCTGGGACGCCCTGACCACCTCCCTGTCGCTCATGGCGACGTACGGGCAGTGCCGCAAGCGGGTCGAGTCCTGGTGGCTGTGGATCGCCGCAGACGTGGTCTACATCCCGCTGTACGCGTACAAGGAGCTCTACCTCACGTCCCTGCTCTACGTCGGCTTCCTCACGCTCTGCCTCATCGGGCTGCGCAACTGGAGCCGGGACCTGGCCGCCGTCCGGCGCGAGGACACGGTGGTGCCCGTATGA
- a CDS encoding AAA family ATPase — translation MKRHGHGLVLGKFYPPHAGHHHLVRTARDRCERLTVLVCAASVESVPLADRVAWMREVHPDVRVVGTVDDIPVDVTDPAVWDAHMEVFTGAVPERVDAVFTSEAYGGELARRFGAESVLVDPGRTLFPVSGTAVRADPVSCWDHLEPPVRGALARRVVVLGAESTGTTTLALALADHYRRRGGTWARTGYVAEYGREFSEAKLAALRERWPDAQWEDVSFTTDDFPLIAETQNAREDAAARAGSPVLVCDTDSFATTVWHERYVGGRNPLVEKTADRVTHHLWLLTDHEGVAFEDDGLRDGEELRPWMTDRFRAELTRTGRPFVEITGDRGERLEAAVAAVDELLATGWHFTAPLPERR, via the coding sequence ATGAAGCGCCACGGGCACGGACTGGTCCTCGGCAAGTTCTATCCGCCGCACGCCGGCCACCACCACCTCGTCCGCACCGCACGGGACCGCTGCGAGCGGCTCACCGTCCTGGTCTGCGCCGCCTCGGTCGAATCCGTACCGCTCGCCGACCGGGTCGCCTGGATGCGGGAGGTGCACCCCGACGTCCGGGTGGTGGGAACCGTCGACGACATCCCCGTGGACGTCACCGACCCGGCCGTCTGGGACGCCCACATGGAGGTGTTCACCGGCGCGGTACCCGAACGGGTCGACGCCGTCTTCACCTCCGAGGCGTACGGCGGGGAACTGGCCCGCCGCTTCGGCGCCGAATCCGTCCTCGTCGACCCCGGCCGCACCCTCTTCCCCGTCTCGGGCACCGCGGTCCGCGCCGACCCCGTCAGCTGCTGGGACCACCTGGAGCCGCCCGTGCGGGGCGCGCTCGCGCGCCGGGTCGTCGTCCTCGGCGCCGAGTCCACCGGCACCACCACCCTGGCCCTGGCGCTCGCCGACCACTACCGCCGGCGCGGCGGGACATGGGCGCGGACGGGGTACGTCGCCGAGTACGGACGGGAGTTCAGCGAGGCCAAGCTCGCCGCCCTGCGCGAGCGGTGGCCGGACGCCCAGTGGGAGGACGTCTCCTTCACCACGGACGACTTCCCCCTCATCGCCGAGACGCAGAATGCCAGGGAGGACGCCGCCGCGCGGGCCGGGTCACCGGTGCTCGTCTGCGACACCGACTCCTTCGCCACCACCGTCTGGCACGAACGCTACGTCGGCGGACGCAACCCGCTCGTCGAGAAGACCGCCGACCGGGTCACCCACCACCTCTGGCTGCTCACCGACCACGAAGGTGTCGCGTTCGAGGACGACGGACTGCGCGACGGCGAGGAGCTGCGGCCCTGGATGACGGACCGCTTCCGTGCCGAACTCACCCGCACCGGAAGGCCGTTCGTCGAGATCACCGGGGACCGCGGCGAGCGCCTCGAAGCGGCGGTCGCCGCCGTGGACGAGCTCCTCGCCACCGGCTGGCACTTCACCGCACCCCTGCCGGAGCGCCGATGA
- a CDS encoding NUDIX domain-containing protein, with product MSTAPEGYDPHAFFPFAVTVDLAVFTVREARLHVLLVERGEAPYKGRWALPGGFVLPRESAEEAARRELAEETGLTKKSVCSFHLEQLRTYSDPDRDPRMRVVSVAYAALVPDLPEPRGGGDAAHAQWWDAGATGPLAFDHDRILADARDRIGARLEYSCLATAFCPAEFTLGELQGVYETVWGVELDRPNFRRKVLTTPGFVQAVDGPPRRTGGRGKPAALYRAGAATALHPPLLRPEGRPEGRTS from the coding sequence ATGAGCACCGCACCCGAGGGGTACGACCCCCACGCCTTCTTCCCCTTCGCCGTCACCGTCGACCTCGCCGTCTTCACGGTCCGCGAAGCGCGGCTCCACGTCCTGCTCGTGGAGCGCGGCGAGGCCCCCTACAAAGGACGGTGGGCCCTGCCCGGCGGCTTCGTGCTGCCCCGGGAGTCCGCCGAGGAGGCCGCGCGCCGAGAACTGGCCGAGGAGACCGGCCTCACGAAGAAGTCGGTGTGCTCCTTCCATCTCGAACAGCTGCGCACCTACAGCGATCCGGACCGCGACCCCAGGATGCGGGTCGTCTCCGTCGCGTACGCCGCACTCGTGCCCGACCTCCCCGAACCACGGGGCGGCGGGGACGCGGCGCACGCCCAGTGGTGGGACGCGGGAGCCACCGGGCCGCTCGCCTTCGACCACGACCGCATCCTGGCCGACGCGCGCGACCGGATCGGAGCCAGGCTCGAGTACTCCTGCCTGGCCACCGCGTTCTGTCCGGCCGAGTTCACCCTCGGGGAGCTCCAGGGGGTCTACGAGACCGTCTGGGGCGTCGAGCTCGACCGGCCCAACTTCCGGCGCAAGGTCCTCACCACGCCCGGCTTCGTCCAGGCCGTGGACGGACCGCCGCGCCGCACCGGCGGACGGGGAAAACCGGCCGCCCTCTACCGGGCGGGTGCCGCCACCGCCCTGCACCCTCCACTGCTGCGCCCGGAAGGACGCCCTGAAGGACGGACATCATGA
- a CDS encoding ADP-ribosylglycohydrolase family protein, with the protein MTPTRILTKQAATGTLTGLALGDALGFPTEFNDVPSILAKCGPWREMRLPEPAFVTDDTQMTLALGRGIRTAMDQGLLTPDRMVGPVRQEFVRWNRSPDNNRAPGNTCLEACALLEGDRIWQEASRTGSKGCGANMRVAPVGLVPGLSDEQRAGAAQLQAALTHGHPTALAASDLTARAVHLLAQGAEPLGLVGQLRSYAYENRGRYLNRWLGDLWRYTHDASPEAFISRGWDECLAVLGHLQDALRRPSPETDPCERTGDGWIAEEALATALHCFLLFPEDPLTALRRAACTRGDSDSIACLTGAFAGAHLGAGAWPKEWSERIEYRSDLLSLAALWDA; encoded by the coding sequence ATGACCCCGACACGGATTCTCACCAAGCAGGCTGCCACAGGCACGCTGACCGGGCTCGCGCTCGGCGACGCCCTGGGCTTCCCCACCGAGTTCAACGACGTCCCCTCGATCCTCGCGAAGTGCGGGCCCTGGCGCGAGATGCGGCTCCCGGAGCCCGCGTTCGTCACCGATGACACCCAGATGACCCTCGCCCTGGGACGTGGCATCCGGACCGCCATGGACCAGGGGCTGCTCACCCCGGACCGGATGGTGGGCCCGGTCCGGCAGGAGTTCGTGCGCTGGAACCGCTCACCCGACAACAACCGCGCTCCCGGCAACACCTGCCTGGAGGCGTGCGCGCTGCTGGAGGGCGACCGGATCTGGCAGGAAGCCAGCCGGACCGGCTCCAAGGGCTGCGGCGCCAACATGCGCGTCGCCCCCGTCGGCCTCGTGCCCGGTCTCAGCGACGAACAGCGTGCCGGGGCGGCCCAGCTCCAGGCCGCCCTCACCCACGGCCACCCCACCGCCCTCGCGGCCTCCGACCTGACGGCCCGCGCGGTCCACCTCCTCGCCCAGGGGGCCGAACCGCTCGGCCTGGTGGGCCAGCTGCGCTCCTACGCGTACGAGAACCGGGGCCGCTACCTGAACCGCTGGCTCGGCGACCTGTGGCGGTACACCCATGACGCCTCGCCCGAGGCGTTCATCAGCCGCGGCTGGGACGAGTGCCTGGCCGTGCTGGGACACCTCCAGGACGCCCTGCGCCGTCCGTCGCCGGAGACCGACCCGTGCGAGCGGACCGGCGACGGCTGGATCGCCGAGGAGGCGCTCGCCACGGCCCTGCACTGCTTCCTGCTCTTCCCCGAGGACCCGTTGACCGCCCTGCGCCGCGCCGCCTGCACCCGGGGCGACTCCGACTCCATCGCCTGTCTCACGGGCGCGTTCGCCGGAGCGCACCTGGGGGCGGGAGCCTGGCCCAAGGAGTGGTCGGAACGCATCGAGTACCGCAGCGACCTGCTCTCGCTGGCCGCGCTCTGGGACGCCTGA
- a CDS encoding nucleotidyltransferase domain-containing protein: MRGHTTLLRQAGLPVTDLTPVLRQEPCPLLFATVSGAHLYGFPSRDSDVDLRGVHVLPAEDLVGLRTPEETRSRMWDHDGVEMDLVTHDLRKFVRLMLKPNGYVLEQLLSPLVVHTTVLHAELVELAPAVVTRNHAHHYRGFAGTQWRLYERTGELKPLLYTFRALLTGIHLMRTGTLVAHLPALLGEVAAPAYLPALIEAKAEAEHGAAHLADGPAVAQDVEALNAVLDEARTASRLAEAPSGFDALHDLVVRARLGETASP, translated from the coding sequence ATGCGCGGCCACACGACGCTCCTGCGACAGGCCGGGCTTCCGGTCACCGACCTGACCCCGGTACTCCGACAGGAGCCCTGCCCGCTCCTGTTCGCCACGGTCTCGGGCGCCCATCTGTACGGCTTCCCCTCGCGGGACTCGGACGTGGACCTGCGGGGGGTCCACGTCCTGCCCGCGGAGGACCTCGTAGGGCTCCGGACGCCGGAGGAGACACGGTCACGGATGTGGGACCACGACGGGGTCGAGATGGACCTCGTCACCCATGATCTGCGCAAGTTCGTCAGGCTCATGCTGAAACCCAACGGCTACGTCCTCGAACAGCTGCTGTCCCCGCTGGTGGTGCACACCACGGTGCTCCACGCCGAACTCGTGGAGCTGGCACCGGCGGTGGTGACCCGCAACCATGCCCACCACTACCGGGGCTTCGCCGGAACGCAGTGGCGGCTGTACGAGAGAACCGGCGAGCTGAAGCCGCTCCTCTACACGTTCCGTGCACTGCTCACCGGCATCCACCTGATGCGCACCGGCACCCTGGTGGCGCATCTGCCGGCCCTGCTGGGCGAGGTGGCCGCGCCGGCCTACCTGCCCGCGCTGATCGAGGCGAAGGCGGAGGCCGAGCACGGGGCCGCGCACCTGGCCGACGGCCCGGCCGTCGCACAGGACGTCGAAGCCCTGAACGCGGTGCTCGACGAGGCGCGGACCGCGTCACGGCTCGCCGAGGCGCCCTCGGGCTTCGACGCCCTGCACGACCTCGTCGTCCGCGCGCGACTGGGGGAGACCGCTTCCCCTTGA
- a CDS encoding helix-turn-helix domain-containing protein, translated as MTQEGSGLDGLVRKRIRALRAAHSWSLDDLAARCHLSPSTLSRIETGHRRIALDQLTVIARALGTSLDQLVETDADDVVTNPTLDLARGLTQWALRGQPGVTVARIRLTGPPAEGPSALKAHPGREWFTVLSGTALLLLGERRLRVEQGQAAEFTTMLPHALGAVGGPAEVLGIFDRDGRRSHLRERG; from the coding sequence ATGACGCAAGAAGGAAGTGGTCTGGACGGCCTCGTACGCAAACGGATCCGGGCCCTGCGTGCCGCGCACAGCTGGTCGCTCGACGACCTGGCCGCCCGCTGCCACCTCAGCCCCTCCACGCTCAGCCGGATCGAGACCGGCCACCGCAGGATCGCGCTCGACCAGCTCACCGTGATCGCCCGGGCGCTGGGCACCTCGCTCGACCAGCTCGTCGAGACGGACGCCGACGACGTGGTCACGAACCCCACCCTCGATCTGGCGCGAGGTCTGACCCAGTGGGCGCTGCGCGGCCAGCCCGGCGTCACCGTGGCCCGGATACGGCTGACGGGTCCCCCGGCCGAAGGCCCCTCGGCGCTCAAGGCGCACCCCGGCCGGGAGTGGTTCACGGTGCTGTCCGGCACTGCCTTGCTGCTGCTGGGGGAACGGCGGCTGCGGGTGGAGCAGGGGCAGGCCGCGGAGTTCACGACGATGCTCCCGCACGCGCTGGGCGCCGTCGGCGGCCCGGCCGAGGTCCTGGGCATCTTCGACCGGGACGGCCGCCGCTCCCATCTGCGCGAACGCGGGTGA
- a CDS encoding class I SAM-dependent methyltransferase, protein MTSSASHAHHHGPGHHHEHGHGQAGTGEDDALAVVLDLDAEIFAPYLDAVTRRVADLAGDGVTHVVDLGSGTGTGTFALLERFPHARVTAVDSSPALLARLLDAARAQGRGDRVRTLETDAGAGLAGIADADLVWASASLHHMDDPAAALDGVRAALRPGGLVAVAELDGMPRFLPDDAVAGRPGLEARCREALDGLHAEQMPHMGADWGAMLAAAGLLVEDDRTERLELHAPLPAGVGRYAHVVLDRIRGALDGRADPADLAALGTLLDGGPADVRHRDDLVVRSTRRLWVARRPAETVKG, encoded by the coding sequence ATGACTTCCTCCGCTTCCCACGCGCACCACCACGGCCCCGGCCACCACCACGAGCACGGCCACGGGCAGGCCGGCACCGGCGAGGACGACGCACTCGCCGTCGTGCTCGATCTCGACGCCGAGATCTTCGCCCCGTACCTCGACGCCGTGACCCGCCGGGTCGCCGATCTCGCCGGGGACGGCGTCACGCACGTCGTCGACCTGGGATCGGGCACCGGGACCGGCACGTTCGCCCTGCTGGAACGCTTCCCCCACGCCCGTGTGACCGCCGTCGACAGCTCTCCCGCCCTGCTCGCCCGGCTCCTCGACGCGGCCCGGGCGCAGGGCCGGGGCGACCGGGTGCGCACCCTGGAGACGGACGCGGGTGCCGGGCTCGCAGGCATCGCGGACGCCGACCTCGTCTGGGCCTCGGCCTCCCTGCACCACATGGACGACCCGGCCGCCGCCCTCGACGGGGTCCGCGCCGCGCTGCGCCCCGGCGGACTGGTGGCCGTCGCCGAGCTGGACGGGATGCCGCGTTTCCTCCCGGACGACGCCGTGGCCGGCCGCCCCGGCCTGGAGGCGCGGTGCCGCGAGGCGCTGGATGGCCTCCACGCCGAACAGATGCCGCACATGGGCGCCGACTGGGGAGCGATGCTGGCCGCGGCCGGCCTCCTCGTCGAGGACGACCGCACGGAGCGGCTGGAGCTGCACGCCCCGCTGCCCGCCGGTGTCGGCCGGTACGCCCATGTCGTGCTCGACCGCATCCGGGGCGCCCTCGACGGCCGGGCCGACCCCGCGGACCTCGCCGCGCTCGGCACCCTGCTCGACGGAGGCCCGGCGGACGTGCGCCACCGGGACGACCTCGTCGTCCGCTCGACACGCCGGCTCTGGGTCGCCCGCCGCCCGGCGGAGACCGTGAAGGGCTAG
- a CDS encoding nucleotidyltransferase domain-containing protein, producing the protein MITPDGARLVREHTVYSCVMGSRAFGLATDGSDTDRRGVFLAPTPLFWGFTKPPGHVEGPADEQFSWELERFCELALRANPNVLECLHSPLVERVDATGRELLGLRGAFLSRQAHGTFVRYALGQRRKLEADVRTHGAPRWKHAMHLLRLLASCRDLLRTGELRIEVGEAREDLLSVKRGEVPWAEVERRMTRLAEENDEAAARSPLPPEPDRERVEAFLIRTRRASAEG; encoded by the coding sequence ATGATCACCCCTGATGGCGCGCGGCTCGTCCGGGAGCACACCGTCTACTCCTGTGTGATGGGCTCCCGCGCCTTCGGGCTGGCCACCGACGGCAGCGACACGGACCGGCGCGGGGTCTTCCTCGCACCCACCCCGCTGTTCTGGGGCTTCACGAAGCCCCCCGGCCACGTCGAGGGCCCGGCCGACGAGCAGTTCTCCTGGGAGCTGGAGCGCTTCTGCGAGCTGGCGCTGCGGGCGAACCCCAATGTGCTGGAGTGTCTGCACTCCCCGCTCGTGGAGCGGGTCGACGCCACGGGCCGCGAACTCCTCGGCCTGCGCGGGGCCTTCCTGTCCCGGCAGGCCCACGGAACGTTCGTACGCTACGCGCTGGGCCAGCGGCGGAAGCTGGAGGCCGATGTCCGTACGCACGGCGCTCCGCGCTGGAAGCACGCCATGCATCTGCTGCGGCTGCTGGCCTCCTGCCGGGATCTGCTGCGGACGGGCGAGCTGCGGATCGAGGTCGGGGAGGCGCGCGAGGATCTGCTGTCGGTGAAGCGGGGCGAGGTCCCGTGGGCCGAGGTGGAGCGCCGCATGACGCGCCTGGCCGAGGAGAACGACGAGGCGGCCGCCCGCTCCCCGCTGCCGCCGGAGCCCGACCGGGAACGCGTGGAGGCCTTCCTGATCCGGACCCGGCGGGCGTCGGCGGAGGGCTAG
- a CDS encoding Rieske (2Fe-2S) protein: MNARRRTVLTAGAAALVTGCGSSGGDGGEESSPPASGDAELARTSDIPAGGGTIFEDRRIVVTQPEAGRFKAFSAVCTHAGCIVSSVADGTIDCACHGSRFAITDGAVEQGPATRPLPAERITVEGDSIRLG, translated from the coding sequence ATGAACGCACGGCGGAGGACGGTCCTGACGGCGGGAGCGGCCGCACTGGTGACGGGGTGCGGTTCGTCCGGCGGTGACGGGGGCGAGGAGAGCTCCCCGCCGGCCTCCGGGGACGCCGAGCTGGCCAGGACCTCGGACATCCCGGCCGGCGGCGGCACGATCTTCGAGGACCGCAGGATCGTGGTGACCCAGCCGGAGGCCGGCCGGTTCAAGGCCTTCTCCGCGGTCTGCACGCACGCGGGCTGCATCGTCTCCTCGGTCGCCGACGGGACCATCGACTGCGCCTGCCACGGCAGCCGGTTCGCCATCACGGACGGGGCCGTCGAGCAGGGCCCGGCGACGCGCCCGCTGCCCGCCGAGCGGATCACCGTCGAGGGCGACAGCATCCGGCTCGGGTAG
- the aroH gene encoding chorismate mutase: protein MAVRAVRGAVQLDRDEAGHMDERVSELLTAVLERNQLVADDLISVWFTATPDLHSDFPAAAARGLGIVDVPLICAQELDITGAMPRVVRIMAHVETYLSKSEISHVYLGATGALRKDIAQ from the coding sequence GTGGCGGTACGAGCAGTCCGTGGAGCCGTCCAGCTGGACCGGGACGAAGCCGGTCACATGGACGAGCGGGTGAGTGAGCTCCTCACCGCGGTCCTGGAACGCAATCAGCTCGTCGCCGACGACCTGATCAGCGTCTGGTTCACCGCCACCCCCGATCTGCACAGCGATTTCCCGGCCGCGGCGGCCAGAGGCCTCGGTATCGTCGACGTACCGCTGATCTGCGCCCAGGAGCTCGACATCACCGGGGCCATGCCCCGCGTGGTGCGCATCATGGCCCATGTGGAGACGTATCTCTCCAAGTCAGAGATCAGCCACGTCTACCTCGGCGCCACCGGCGCCCTCCGCAAGGACATCGCCCAGTGA